The stretch of DNA GTTTAGGGTGAAGTACCTCTCGCAGccacaataattttttttaagtaagtgACCCCCGTTCAGTTGGGGTAATTACCGGAAAATATAGTCATTTAAGACAAAtgaacattaaaacattaagtaTTATCTAAGCATCAACAAACCAGATGAGATTATCATAAAAGAACCATAGAAACCCCATTATCGTTCTAAATACAAGATATGTTTCCTTATCCCTTTTATGAATTGAGACAGGAGAGGAATCTAAGGACTGTATCCATAATTCCAGAACAGTTGGCAGGTATGACAGCATATCACTCTTGTAGACTAACCGTATCGTCTCTGGCGTTTAAAACCATCCTCTTGTTTAGAAGTTGCTGGAAGAAACTTGTTCCCCCCGTTTCCGCCGCCGACTGGTTCTCCATATCTCGCTGTTTGCTAAAAACTCTTCCGCTTCGGAATATTACTGATTTCCAGGCAAAATAAGGTTTTCGATAATACTTTGGAACTATCCTTAAAAAAGTGCCTTTTTAGGAGAAATTGGAATTCTATTGCCTGCCAGATTTCAAGCAAAAAgaaatttgggggaaaaaaagtcaaaaactGGGAGAAATAAAAAGGTTGACATTTTTAAAAGAGAGTCAACgtaagaaagaaaaagttttgtgaATAAAAATTCCAGAATCGTTCGGATCTATCCAGAAAGAGCGTGGCCGGTTTGTGTGCGTTTCCGAAAGCCCTGCTGTCTCTTAGTAACGGGATTTAACACAAGCTTTTCGGATTTAACGCTCCGGGTCTCTGTTTGCTCGACGGCTTTCTCTATTATTTGTAAGACGTAGAGCTGGTTGCCCGGCAACCTTTTAAGTAAACGCTAATTAGCGCCCATTTGAATGGAATCCATCGGACGCCATATAGTTCCCCTCAATAACCCCTTCCTACAGCAGGTTTCCCCACCAAAAAAATGGTtaacctttatttctttttggggGAACGCTATATAATTATAGTATTTATGGGAGTTATAATATAATGACTGCAGGGTAGTAGGTTTACAGTCAGCGGCTGCAGGTCCTTGGACTTTACGTAAACTTTACGTTGGATATGAACTTGGTAACACTGAAAATGCATCGGGTATGCCTgtgcaaaatgcatttttaattcaatattCAAGGTGTAACTCATTGTGTTAGTGAATAAGCCACTGAGTACGTTAacgatacctgggaactctcaagatttttgccccaatctcagcgtgaaggggcagattctgtcCTACaatccgccccccccccgtgatcATATaaaagactcccagttggtgcttttgctcccagtatgttatggctgacatccctgcttgaatgcaggtggccCCCATtgagtgtatctttaaataatgacaaatcaaggtttccatgacaaccggtattagagccatttggttgaCATATTTGGCGAGTCAAGTATGATGTTAACTGAAATATTTTCATGCAAAAAGAGTCAAAAAAtgtccatacatttttttcttggacTTTAAttgttggcattttttttaaagaaacagatAATACAGCAACAAAAATCCGATTTAGCGGTAAACAATTCATCGTTTTGCATAGAACATctgaaaatgtgacatttttatcAAAATAGCTGCCTCCGTAAGgcctttgtaaatgtattttatataaaataatataaattcttttctgacatattttataaatacttccactttttgtatttttttttatttgcccaaaaaaagagcttttgtgtttcattttagGACATTAAAAAACTGCAGCACTTCGCAAGTAGAGTGTCCCTTCCCACAATCCTTCAGGCAACCTTAACCCCTCGGTTACTGAGATATACCCACTGAACTGTATTTTTCAAGAGCACTTAGAAGGGGGGGGTATAAATCTAGGAGAAGAAGTAAAAATAATGTCATCTCTCTCTAAAAATAGTCTGGCACCTGAGGGTTTTGAAGACCAAATGTGCGCGGAAAGAAAGCTTCCTTCTCTCGATCTCCAGActtatattacacacatatcgCTAGACTTCTAAAGAAGCCAGCTACGGCCTGGGGATAAAGCAGACGATCTAGAATCATCCCTTAGTTCTTTGTATCAAAAGAGTACATCtgtatacatgtgtttatttaaagCGAGAACCAGCAAAAACCCTCTGTTCTTCATGTAGGAGAACGTCTTGTGGGTATCTCAAGGGGTTCTAGTGGAGCAAATCTAGAACCcggttaattatattttttttggagatTTAAACTCCAGACAAGCGCATGGAACGAAACCATCAGGTCATGGAGAGCTTTGGTCCCTCTTTGTTGACATGCTCTAGAAGCTGGACTCAGGcactgtttttttcctgcccaaAGAAGATGTTTGGTATGTCATCCTTTGCACCGGGCTGGACGAAACCTTCTCTGGGGCGCCCTGTCTGGAAGACTGCGAGGAAACAGTGCCGTTTTTATACAGAGAAATCGACCTCTTCAGAGTCCAGTCTGCCTTACTCTGGACATTGGAGGAGCTCTGCGCTCGTCTGATATCCGTTTTGGACTTGCCTGTGACATGGTCCTCTTTGTGATGATGTGACAGGATACCATTAGTCCTCCCATCATCCTGAATCCTTTTGGGTAAAGAAGTCCTGGACAAACCACTAGGAAGCTCTGAAATTTGGGGGTTTTCAGGTCCATTGAGTTTCCTGGAGTCCTTCTTCACAAAGCTTGACTGCGATTTCATCGACTTTCCTTCTTGCTGTCCCTCTGACCCAGATGTTTTTGCCCGAGTATTGTCTACATCTTTGGGAACAgatttttggttattttcttcccttttcCCTGATGGCGGTTTGTTGTGTTGAACATTATCAGCCGTTGACAGGTTTGCTCCAGATGGAAGATCTCCAGTTGACTTTTTGTCTCTAGTTTTTGATTGCACTGACCCATCTTTTCTTGCCGGGTGCATCGTACTCAACACATTTACCTGTTGGTTAACCTTCTCTTTCTGCCTACCTCTGATGTTGTCCACTTTTGATGAAGATGTTAGTGGCCCAGGGTGACTTCCTACAGAATTCACTGAGGCACTAGCACCTTGGACTTTGGAATGACTTGGCTTGGTCTGAGGTCCTCCAGCTCCCTTGTCGCCTTTGCTAGTGTTAGCCATCCGTGGGACAATGGATTCGTTGGTATACTTAGGTCGTCTTCCCGATTCCAAATACTCTACTAGTTCTCCCGTCTCACGCTTTGCCTTGTCCTTCGATCCAAACGACCAACGTAAAGGCATCGCTTTACTGATACTCAACTTGAGTTTTGTGGCAGACGACACCTTCATACTTGCACTGCGTCCTTTTACACCACGCGCAAATGGCTTTGAACCAGGGGCTCCTGGAGAAATCAGGAAGAATTGATTACAATTTTGTAACATAATCCCCCCAATGGGACTAGCTTACATGTCTGAAAACTCTTAGTCTACATATTAGCACCTACTAAAGGGACAGCAATACTCGTGCAATCATTAGGATGCCTGTTTGGAAGAGGTATTTGCTTGAATCATGGAATAAGAGAATACCTTTTTCTGGGTGCGCCTCTTTATCGACGAAGACAGGGGAATCCGGAATTTGCGGCAGAGCGATGCAGTTGGTGGCGCGGGAGACCAAGCTTTCTCTCTTACTTCCGTTCAGTCTCAGGACCCAGTGGTCTGACATAGAGGAGCTGGTGGAGCCTGCGGTGAAAAAGTGATAAAGATCAGTTGACCGGAGACCATCTTACTATGTTAACTTATTACCAAAGTCACTCGTTATTCTATATCAGCCAAGGACGGCAGTTATATGTCTGCGCCTTCTCCCGCAAACATTTTCTGTACATTCCGGCTTTGGAATTCACATAGTTTAGGCCAGACTCTATAGGTTCTCCTGTATCTGTCATCGCACTGGTCTCAGGACCTACCTCGGACCGAGCTGCTCGCAGACCAGGCGGggattgtgtttcttttttggtaGAATAGGATGTAAGCTCCTCTGGTACACACCTCGTCCTCCTGGAGTTGCTCCACATTACTGTCGTCGTAACTGTACCAGCGAGTGTCCAGCGAGTTCCTGCAGTATGCTATGAACATAGATCATTTCCGTTTGTCATAAGTCTCCGTATGATCTTAGTTTTGTATAAAAGCCATCCTTAATCTTTAAGGTTCTTACCTGTATAGTGCCCTCCCTGCAGACTGCCATGGTGATTGCACACGGCGTACAGGTCATACAGGACTCCCAGCTGGCTCAGTGACGGCTTTCGAGAGGACCATGGTCCCAACGTGCCCTTCTGCCCTTGGCCTCTTTTGACAACATGGGGTCCCATATCCATGCCAGTGAGTGGGAACCTGACCAACGTGGACAGTTTGTTCCTCCGGCCTCCGACCTGGCGGAACCTCTTGAGGTGGATGATCAGGATGTCCGGCAGGGTCCACAGGCTGAGTTTCACTGTCCCCTGCTGCAACACCTTACAATGCGGGCACCTCCAGGCATCATCAGGCGCCAACTGGGAGATAAATGGTTAATATAGATTATTAAAGACCAGTCCTGATAGTGATTTATATCAGGATGCTAAAACCCCAACGAGCCAATGGCATTGGGTTAGGGTCTTTTGGCTTCAAGCTGTCCTACCATGACGGGGGGACACGAAGGCAACTTTATTTAGAGATCAGATGAGGGAGATGCTGGTTGTGGCTCAAAGGCTTGGAAATGGATTTGGATATAAATACGATCAGCGTATATGGTGACCAGGTACCTGCTCCTCCTTGGTGTAGAGCTGAAAGCACTCATCCAGCGTACAACTCTGCTGCTGGTGCTCGAGCTGTTGGGCCCTCACGGACTCTGCGTCCTGGACCACTTCCTCCTGTATACTTCCAAACAACCTGAAGACAGAAATATACATCGTCAAGAACTGGCGTTCAACGCCAGGCCAACCTTTCTATGCTTCTTCTACTCAGATCTCCTCCAATCTGCCCCATCTAAGCCACCAAACGTCTCCTGGACCCGGCCCTATCCTGCCCTAAATCCTTGATTTAACTCGTCCTGCCCCGATTCTGTGACTTGCTCCCCCAGCAACTTTCTGCAAGGCGAGATGACCTGCTTACTCCAAGACCATTGTTGTCTAAGTCATGCCCCCCAGGGTAGATTTTCACCACCAGACCACTGAGCCTCTCGTTCAAGTACATTAGAGTCCATAGATGTCAAATGAGACAAACCCCTTGGACTAAGATGTGGGGGGTCGTTATATACATAGATTGATCTTCACACTCACCGCTCCTTGGTCCTCGGGTCCCATTCAATGACCAGTTTAACATGGGGTGGTCCTCCTGCACCATTGAGTTGAAGAGCCCTGCCAGACAGATGGTACAGGGATTTAAGACACCACCTTTAATGGGTAATGTCAGAAAAGTCTACCTTACAGAAACGGTAGTAGATACGTGGAGTAACCTCCAAGTAGTACAGAAATACTCAGTAACAGATACCAATAATAGCCACGAGGTGGCAGCTGCTGCAAGGAATGGGAATCATTAACCTATTCGGTGCCAGAATGCCTTCGGCTGGAAATGGTACTAGTCAAGtataatttggttaaaaaaacattaatactcAAACCTTACAAAGCGGCCGCTGCGTTTCACAAGGTTCCTGGCACTCACCTGTCCACTGCCGGCAGCTGGAGAGGCCGCATATCCTTCGGCGAGAGGTAGCTGCCGTTTGTGGGATCTCCCGCTACGCGAAGACGGAAGAGCGCTGATCCATTCTGGGGAAAAGACACGCCGGatttactaaataaatacaattgaaATGGAACTCTTCTACAATTAGTTTATTGCCCTCTGTGCGTTTTCTGGTCGGTGACCACAATTTTAATTGTAGCTTaaaacactaaaatatatattagaattatGGAAATGTTCTACGACTAGGAAGGCTTTATAGCAACTGTGGTTATTACTCATAACGGGGCAAACCCGATTTTACCCGCACTTACGGGAGGCTGTGAGTCAGTCTTCATCAGGTAATGGATCTTTCTCATGATGCTTTGCTGCAACTGATCCCATGAGATTGTCCTGTCCTCTCTCATCAGCAAGGGTGGCCCAAACCTACTAAATAGTCGAAAAGGAATCTCAGGAATCTCAGCGGAACCACAAGATCATTAtatgatttcattattattgtCTTTAAATGAAGCAGCGATGAGTTACCTCTCAGTCTGGTGACTCGCCGACTCTACGTTACACAAAAGGAGCAGGATTTTTGAGCCATGAGCCAGGAACTCGGAAGACGTGGAGCCTCCTCCTGTTAGCCTCCGTGCTTCTGGGTCCAGGCGGCGTGGAGAGGGCGGAAGGTTTTGAGGGTACCCTAAGCGGGGAAAACAGAAGCAAGTTTACTTTGCAAACCATAGAATTCCCAAATTTCCTGCGTGGCCGACCTCAGAGGGCTGATGGACGCATGGAGTGCAACGAAAGGCAAGAGTTTATAAAGCGTTGATTGTGAGCTCTGATATCCAGCTATTTCTCTGACACTGAACTGTAACATTAAAGAATACACAGAGGTGCCCAGATAACAGGAGATAACCCCTCAGATGTAAAGAATCTTTGAGTTCAgtagaatgtttaaaaataaatctttccaAGAAGAAGAACCTACCGGCGGGACGTGAGCTGCCTCCTGTCTTGGGTAAGGGCAACGGGACCTGGAAGGCATAGACCGGATCACCTTCTGCAATTACATTCAAGTCTTCATCATCATAGAAAGAGCGTTGGAAGCCACTGGCGTACAACTCAGCTAGAATCACCTGGAGACACAGACCAAGATACATAATTACTAAAAAAGATACATAATTACTGAATAAGATACATAATTACTGAATAAGATGGAGTGTTCTCTATTCATACACTAATAGGAGATAGGATACTCTGCGTCTGCTTTCTCTAGAAAAATTTCCAACTCTTAAGATCTAACTTAATCCACCAAAATAACGATTGGATTCCGTATTTTAACTGCTCTTCCTGCCATAAATGAGTCTTACGCTGATCCTCAAAGCTACTTTGCTGTAGACTTAGAGGGCATCTCTGTGGTCTCTGCTTGTGAAGATCCCCTGGAAGAATGCTAGAGCTTTCTAG from Spea bombifrons isolate aSpeBom1 chromosome 13, aSpeBom1.2.pri, whole genome shotgun sequence encodes:
- the USP43 gene encoding ubiquitin carboxyl-terminal hydrolase 43 isoform X2 — encoded protein: MEEHKVDKEKTSKEKSQGSRKLFRSRSLRSVGNFMQRILRTLSSLSHLGDGDRCTLDLEDDEGGFKPKLHHGEKKGSSQEDLRLIHGGDSNNNLGKTPVPARCQDRLSWSSDDKVPGVQGMKNHGNTCFMNAVVQCLSNTDLLAEFLGMGQYRAELEKIKTNGEATRRSADEPPSAARGEVTETLAVLVRGLWTLEYTPHLSVEFKNVVSKHGSQFRGNSQQDALEFLLWLLDRVHEDLNSPSGHKAKPAAKPPPGAEHTLMIPSASSPADGGRSFVQEHFQAQYRSSLTCPHCHKQSDTFDPFLCVSLPIPLRQTRALNVILVFQTKQQRFLRIGLAVPLLGTVASLRQMVADEGSIPPDQVILAELYASGFQRSFYDDEDLNVIAEGDPVYAFQVPLPLPKTGGSSRPAGYPQNLPPSPRRLDPEARRLTGGGSTSSEFLAHGSKILLLLCNVESASHQTERFGPPLLMREDRTISWDQLQQSIMRKIHYLMKTDSQPPNGSALFRLRVAGDPTNGSYLSPKDMRPLQLPAVDRALQLNGAGGPPHVKLVIEWDPRTKERLFGSIQEEVVQDAESVRAQQLEHQQQSCTLDECFQLYTKEEQLAPDDAWRCPHCKVLQQGTVKLSLWTLPDILIIHLKRFRQVGGRRNKLSTLVRFPLTGMDMGPHVVKRGQGQKGTLGPWSSRKPSLSQLGVLYDLYAVCNHHGSLQGGHYTAYCRNSLDTRWYSYDDSNVEQLQEDEVCTRGAYILFYQKRNTIPAWSASSSVRGSTSSSMSDHWVLRLNGSKRESLVSRATNCIALPQIPDSPVFVDKEAHPEKGAPGSKPFARGVKGRSASMKVSSATKLKLSISKAMPLRWSFGSKDKAKRETGELVEYLESGRRPKYTNESIVPRMANTSKGDKGAGGPQTKPSHSKVQGASASVNSVGSHPGPLTSSSKVDNIRGRQKEKVNQQVNVLSTMHPARKDGSVQSKTRDKKSTGDLPSGANLSTADNVQHNKPPSGKREENNQKSVPKDVDNTRAKTSGSEGQQEGKSMKSQSSFVKKDSRKLNGPENPQISELPSGLSRTSLPKRIQDDGRTNGILSHHHKEDHVTGKSKTDIRRAQSSSNVQSKADWTLKRSISLYKNGTVSSQSSRQGAPEKVSSSPVQRMTYQTSSLGRKKTVPESSF
- the USP43 gene encoding ubiquitin carboxyl-terminal hydrolase 43 isoform X1, with the protein product MEEHKVDKEKTSKEKSQGSRKLFRSRSLRSVGNFMQRILRTLSSLSHLGDGDRCTLDLEDDEGGFKPKLHHGEKKGSSQEDLRLIHGGDSNNNLGKTPVPARCQDRLSWSSDDKVPGVQGMKNHGNTCFMNAVVQCLSNTDLLAEFLGMGQYRAELEKIKTNGEATRRSADEPPSAARGEVTETLAVLVRGLWTLEYTPHLSVEFKNVVSKHGSQFRGNSQQDALEFLLWLLDRVHEDLNSPSGHKAKPAAKPPPGAEHTLMIPSASSPADGGRSFVQEHFQAQYRSSLTCPHCHKQSDTFDPFLCVSLPIPLRQTRALNVILVFQTKQQRFLRIGLAVPLLGTVASLRQMVADEGSIPPDQVILAELYASGFQRSFYDDEDLNVIAEGDPVYAFQVPLPLPKTGGSSRPAGYPQNLPPSPRRLDPEARRLTGGGSTSSEFLAHGSKILLLLCNVESASHQTESRFGPPLLMREDRTISWDQLQQSIMRKIHYLMKTDSQPPNGSALFRLRVAGDPTNGSYLSPKDMRPLQLPAVDRALQLNGAGGPPHVKLVIEWDPRTKERLFGSIQEEVVQDAESVRAQQLEHQQQSCTLDECFQLYTKEEQLAPDDAWRCPHCKVLQQGTVKLSLWTLPDILIIHLKRFRQVGGRRNKLSTLVRFPLTGMDMGPHVVKRGQGQKGTLGPWSSRKPSLSQLGVLYDLYAVCNHHGSLQGGHYTAYCRNSLDTRWYSYDDSNVEQLQEDEVCTRGAYILFYQKRNTIPAWSASSSVRGSTSSSMSDHWVLRLNGSKRESLVSRATNCIALPQIPDSPVFVDKEAHPEKGAPGSKPFARGVKGRSASMKVSSATKLKLSISKAMPLRWSFGSKDKAKRETGELVEYLESGRRPKYTNESIVPRMANTSKGDKGAGGPQTKPSHSKVQGASASVNSVGSHPGPLTSSSKVDNIRGRQKEKVNQQVNVLSTMHPARKDGSVQSKTRDKKSTGDLPSGANLSTADNVQHNKPPSGKREENNQKSVPKDVDNTRAKTSGSEGQQEGKSMKSQSSFVKKDSRKLNGPENPQISELPSGLSRTSLPKRIQDDGRTNGILSHHHKEDHVTGKSKTDIRRAQSSSNVQSKADWTLKRSISLYKNGTVSSQSSRQGAPEKVSSSPVQRMTYQTSSLGRKKTVPESSF